One window of Methanogenium organophilum genomic DNA carries:
- a CDS encoding YwbE family protein, with translation MDTKRDGRQRRNITTGDSVRIVLKKDQRTGKLTDGTVKDILTNSSYHPHGIKVRLADGQVGRVQECLGDA, from the coding sequence ATGGATACAAAGCGAGACGGCAGACAAAGACGGAATATTACCACGGGAGACAGTGTCAGGATTGTCCTCAAAAAAGATCAGAGAACCGGAAAACTAACAGACGGAACCGTAAAAGATATCCTTACTAACTCTTCATACCATCCGCACGGCATTAAGGTGCGCCTTGCTGACGGGCAGGTCGGCCGGGTTCAGGAATGTTTGGGGGACGCGTAA
- the dps gene encoding DNA protection during starvation protein: MATVTRKMVEDAGVDVDHLVDLLVKNAAAELTTFYYYTILRVNLVGLDGENLKEIAETARIEDRNHFEALVPRIYELGGKLPADMVAFHNISGCPPAPLPDDPTDTMAILKVLLQAEQCAVRQYTHICNLTAGKDHRTYDLALSILHEEIEHESWFSEFLGEGPSGHFLRRGETSPFVSKFLR, translated from the coding sequence ATGGCAACAGTAACACGAAAAATGGTGGAAGACGCCGGTGTCGATGTCGATCACCTGGTCGATTTGCTGGTGAAGAATGCAGCAGCTGAACTGACGACCTTTTATTACTATACGATTCTCCGGGTTAATCTGGTTGGTCTTGACGGGGAGAACCTAAAAGAAATCGCTGAAACTGCACGAATCGAGGACAGGAATCATTTCGAGGCACTGGTGCCCCGGATTTATGAACTGGGAGGAAAACTTCCGGCAGACATGGTGGCGTTTCACAACATCTCCGGATGTCCGCCGGCACCCCTTCCCGATGATCCGACCGATACGATGGCAATTTTGAAAGTGCTCCTCCAGGCGGAGCAGTGTGCAGTGCGGCAGTATACCCATATCTGCAACCTGACAGCGGGAAAGGATCACCGGACCTATGATCTTGCACTCTCGATTCTCCATGAAGAGATCGAGCACGAATCATGGTTCTCAGAGTTCCTCGGCGAAGGGCCGTCCGGTCATTTCCTCAGGCGGGGAGAGACATCACCGTTTGTATCAAAGTTCCTTCGATAG
- the hisF gene encoding imidazole glycerol phosphate synthase subunit HisF, whose translation MALTKRIIPCLDLKDGRVVKGVNFLGLRDAGDPVELAARYNEQGADEVVFLDITASKEARGIIIDVIERAADQLFLPLTVGGGIRSIADIREILRAGADKVSINTSAVQNPELISEGAVMFGSQCIVVAMDVRKNPEMRDGATPITMPDGAVVWYEVVIYGGSHPTGIDAVEWAKEAERRGAGEILLTSMETDGVKQGFDVAVTAAISDAVGIPVIASGGVGTLEHFYDGFLTGHADACLAASVFHFGEMTVKEVKEYLRDRGVAVRI comes from the coding sequence ATGGCACTCACCAAACGGATCATTCCCTGTCTGGATTTGAAGGACGGCAGGGTTGTGAAAGGGGTAAATTTTCTTGGCCTGCGTGATGCGGGCGACCCGGTTGAACTCGCCGCACGGTATAATGAACAGGGTGCTGATGAAGTGGTCTTTTTAGATATCACCGCATCAAAGGAAGCACGTGGCATTATCATCGATGTGATCGAGCGTGCAGCAGACCAGCTCTTTTTGCCGCTCACCGTCGGCGGCGGCATCCGCTCCATTGCGGACATCCGGGAGATTCTCCGGGCCGGTGCGGACAAGGTCAGTATCAATACCAGTGCCGTGCAGAACCCGGAACTGATCTCTGAGGGGGCTGTGATGTTCGGGTCGCAGTGCATCGTTGTCGCAATGGATGTGCGCAAGAATCCTGAGATGCGTGACGGTGCGACTCCCATCACCATGCCGGACGGTGCGGTGGTATGGTATGAAGTGGTCATCTACGGCGGCAGTCACCCGACAGGTATTGACGCGGTGGAATGGGCCAAAGAGGCCGAACGGCGGGGTGCCGGTGAGATTCTATTGACGTCCATGGAGACTGACGGCGTAAAACAGGGCTTTGATGTGGCGGTGACTGCAGCCATATCTGATGCCGTCGGTATCCCGGTGATTGCAAGCGGCGGTGTTGGTACGCTTGAACACTTCTATGACGGCTTTTTGACAGGCCATGCCGATGCCTGCCTTGCCGCAAGCGTCTTTCACTTCGGTGAGATGACCGTAAAAGAGGTAAAAGAGTATCTCAGAGACCGCGGTGTTGCGGTACGCATCTGA
- a CDS encoding response regulator — MPIRVLLVDDEPALLDITKIFLQRESEFSVVTAHSGKKALEFLDTEPFDVIISDYEMPWMDGLTLLSTIRERGMSLPFIIFTGKGREEVVIEALNRGADFYLQKGGDPKSQFAELKSKIIHAVEKKRAEEIARTAYAKIEKSNAILEEQNQRLEESEAKFRNLADSTSVAILIHQDNRWIYANPAAERMCGFSAEEICTMEFWERVAPEFQEIVKERGQFRELGRNTPNTYELKILTKTGEEAWAYLRGSTTEYQGRPAGLISVIDITERKKMETALREQEDNYRTLLNSMSDTIFILDERDRFTGIHHNKGLLYAPPEDFLGKHFRDVMPGKIYGQYSIAADILRETKKTQYYEYQLEIGNEQNWFEATLNLQEDGPGIVAVIRDITDRKQMEEALRENEARYRTLVENIPIGLIQANTTGEIIYVNPQIYEIFGTSPIKSTEELNQLLYPHIQDSGIRTDIQTAMVEKRAVEGEYKYLSKGGADCYVRYRMAPLDTNGEMTEMLTIVEDITVRRQAEDALRLANHKLGLLSRVTRHDILNDIMDAKGHLELNEAEYPASGTPYLTAVEKAITRIEREIEFTAEYQALGTSPPKWQKVRQVTEDSLNQMDVPDVIQTEMDISPVEVYADQLLTLAFSNIIRNALVHAKGIAKITVITREVPGGELCIAIEDDGTGIPLEKKEAILQPTYNRRSGHGLYLVRDILDLTGISIRETGKPGEGARFELIVPAGRWRHFMEDAA, encoded by the coding sequence ATGCCCATTCGGGTCCTCCTTGTTGATGACGAACCGGCCCTCCTTGACATAACAAAAATATTCCTGCAGCGTGAATCAGAGTTTTCTGTTGTTACCGCACACTCCGGTAAGAAAGCTCTGGAATTCCTTGATACCGAACCTTTTGACGTTATCATTTCCGATTATGAGATGCCGTGGATGGACGGCCTTACCCTGCTCTCTACGATCCGGGAACGGGGGATGTCACTCCCATTTATTATCTTTACCGGCAAAGGACGCGAGGAAGTCGTCATTGAAGCGCTCAACCGTGGAGCCGATTTTTATCTCCAGAAGGGAGGGGATCCGAAGTCCCAGTTTGCCGAACTGAAATCAAAGATCATCCATGCGGTGGAGAAGAAACGGGCAGAAGAAATAGCCCGTACTGCTTATGCAAAGATAGAAAAATCCAATGCAATCCTCGAAGAACAGAACCAACGTCTTGAAGAGAGTGAGGCAAAGTTCAGAAATCTGGCAGATTCCACCTCAGTAGCCATCCTGATACACCAGGACAACCGATGGATTTACGCAAATCCGGCAGCTGAAAGGATGTGCGGTTTTTCAGCAGAAGAGATCTGCACAATGGAATTTTGGGAAAGAGTTGCCCCTGAATTCCAGGAAATCGTTAAGGAACGGGGACAGTTCAGAGAACTGGGAAGGAATACTCCAAACACCTATGAATTAAAAATCCTCACAAAAACAGGAGAAGAAGCCTGGGCCTACCTAAGAGGAAGCACAACCGAGTATCAGGGCCGGCCAGCAGGGCTGATTTCGGTCATCGACATCACCGAACGAAAAAAGATGGAGACGGCACTCAGAGAACAGGAGGATAACTACCGTACCCTCCTGAATTCAATGAGCGACACCATCTTTATCCTCGACGAGCGGGACAGGTTCACCGGCATACACCACAATAAAGGATTACTTTACGCCCCACCAGAGGATTTTCTGGGCAAACACTTCAGGGATGTGATGCCAGGGAAAATATATGGGCAGTACAGCATTGCGGCAGATATCCTGAGAGAGACAAAAAAAACCCAATACTACGAATATCAGCTTGAGATAGGAAATGAACAAAACTGGTTTGAAGCAACACTGAATCTCCAGGAGGACGGGCCAGGTATCGTCGCCGTTATCAGGGATATTACCGACCGAAAGCAGATGGAAGAAGCACTGCGGGAGAATGAGGCACGTTACCGGACTCTGGTCGAAAATATCCCTATCGGCCTCATCCAGGCGAATACCACAGGGGAGATCATCTATGTCAACCCACAGATTTATGAGATATTTGGAACATCTCCAATAAAATCCACAGAAGAGCTCAATCAGTTATTATATCCACATATTCAGGATTCCGGGATTAGAACCGATATCCAGACAGCGATGGTTGAGAAGCGGGCGGTCGAGGGTGAATATAAGTATCTTAGCAAAGGGGGAGCTGATTGCTACGTCCGATACCGGATGGCACCGCTTGACACAAACGGTGAAATGACCGAGATGCTGACCATTGTCGAGGACATCACGGTACGCCGACAGGCAGAGGATGCGCTCAGGCTTGCCAACCACAAACTCGGCCTCCTCTCACGGGTTACCCGACATGACATCCTGAATGACATTATGGATGCAAAAGGGCATCTTGAACTCAATGAAGCTGAGTACCCTGCAAGCGGGACACCATACCTCACGGCCGTGGAAAAGGCAATCACACGCATTGAACGGGAGATTGAATTCACTGCGGAATATCAGGCACTCGGCACCTCGCCCCCAAAATGGCAAAAGGTCAGGCAGGTCACAGAGGACAGTCTCAACCAGATGGATGTGCCGGATGTGATCCAGACGGAAATGGACATCTCCCCTGTAGAAGTCTATGCCGACCAGTTGCTGACACTGGCATTTTCCAATATCATCAGAAATGCCCTCGTCCATGCCAAAGGGATCGCGAAGATCACCGTCATCACCCGGGAGGTACCAGGGGGTGAACTCTGCATAGCAATTGAGGATGACGGAACAGGGATACCCCTGGAGAAGAAAGAGGCAATACTCCAGCCCACCTACAACCGACGTTCCGGCCACGGTCTGTATCTCGTCCGGGATATCCTCGACCTGACAGGAATATCGATCAGGGAGACAGGGAAGCCGGGAGAAGGGGCCCGATTTGAGTTGATCGTTCCTGCCGGGCGCTGGCGGCATTTCATGGAAGATGCCGCCTGA
- a CDS encoding response regulator: protein MKYESYQSSLTDAKILIVEDEVIIAMALEDSIHDFGYLVAGKATTGQRAIDLAMETLPDLALIDIRLDGEMDGIEAAEKISGRLKIPVIFLTAYSDEETLSRAIRTNPYGYLIKPIRPRELYTTIETSIYKHRAFVAEEARVACLSAVTTKLENPVEQVKASLEGLVSSIQKGKMDLDDVEIILQAQADDLGQVSKDLRELNDTIFRV from the coding sequence ATGAAATATGAGAGCTACCAGAGTTCTCTGACTGATGCGAAGATCCTCATCGTGGAGGATGAAGTGATCATCGCAATGGCTCTTGAAGATTCAATCCATGACTTTGGATACCTGGTGGCAGGGAAGGCGACGACAGGGCAGCGGGCAATTGATCTCGCGATGGAAACCCTGCCGGATCTGGCACTCATTGATATCCGGCTGGATGGTGAGATGGATGGCATCGAAGCGGCAGAGAAAATATCCGGACGCCTGAAGATCCCGGTGATATTTCTCACCGCCTATTCGGATGAGGAGACGCTCTCACGGGCGATACGGACGAATCCGTATGGTTACCTGATCAAACCCATCCGGCCGCGGGAACTCTACACCACAATCGAGACATCCATTTACAAACACCGGGCCTTCGTGGCAGAGGAGGCCCGTGTTGCCTGCCTCTCTGCTGTAACCACCAAACTGGAAAACCCTGTGGAACAGGTCAAGGCCAGTCTGGAAGGCCTCGTTTCAAGCATCCAAAAGGGAAAGATGGATCTGGACGATGTGGAGATCATCCTGCAGGCACAGGCGGATGATCTGGGGCAGGTCAGTAAGGATCTTCGTGAACTCAATGATACCATATTCCGAGTCTGA
- a CDS encoding DUF2202 domain-containing protein: MERPKIWGVVAGICVIILVISVGCTTEQQQGTPQPTLSSVEDSYVTVLDPGVLETKLTSSPDDTLSTAEISDLRFLEEEERLARDVYGVFYEEWGMQVFKNIGGAEQTHMDSVTVLIERYGLDDEPSEIIVPGVFGHPELQILYDDLVSAGLQSPEDALRAAALVEETDIVDLQDAMSRTENADIRYVYENLMRGSENHLRAFVKNLEQLGASYSPAVLTQNEYDEIISTAVSPGGFS, from the coding sequence ATGGAAAGACCAAAAATATGGGGCGTTGTGGCTGGAATCTGTGTCATCATACTGGTGATCAGTGTCGGCTGTACCACTGAACAGCAGCAGGGAACTCCTCAGCCTACTCTCTCTTCTGTGGAGGATTCCTATGTTACGGTTCTGGACCCCGGAGTCCTTGAGACGAAACTGACCTCTTCCCCCGACGATACGCTTTCAACAGCGGAGATCTCGGATCTTCGTTTCCTGGAGGAAGAGGAACGGCTTGCCCGTGATGTGTATGGAGTTTTTTATGAGGAATGGGGCATGCAGGTGTTCAAAAACATCGGGGGTGCGGAGCAGACACATATGGACAGTGTGACAGTTCTTATTGAACGATATGGTCTGGACGATGAACCGTCTGAGATTATTGTTCCGGGGGTATTTGGCCATCCGGAATTACAGATACTCTATGATGATCTGGTCTCTGCCGGTCTGCAGTCTCCCGAAGATGCCCTGCGTGCGGCAGCCCTTGTTGAAGAGACAGACATTGTCGATCTGCAGGATGCCATGAGCCGGACTGAAAATGCAGATATCCGGTATGTTTATGAAAATCTGATGCGTGGGTCTGAAAATCACCTGCGTGCCTTTGTGAAAAACCTCGAACAGCTGGGCGCATCATATTCACCGGCTGTTCTGACGCAGAATGAATATGACGAGATAATCTCCACTGCTGTCAGTCCGGGAGGGTTTTCCTGA
- a CDS encoding ZIP family metal transporter, which produces MMWNYFLEQPPVIQALIAGIFTWGMTALGAATVFLSREVNQKFLDVMLGFAGGVMIAASFWSLLLPAIDMSVGQGLPEWLPAGIGFILGGVALSSIDKILPHLHIGFPSEKAEGIPTSWHRSTLLVLAITMHNIPEGLAVGVAFGALAAGSTETLAAAVALAVGIGIQNFPEGMAISMPLRREGFSARRSFWYGQLSGLVEPVAAVIGAAAVIIARPVLPYALAFAAGAMIFVVIEEVIPESQINGNADAATFGAMLGFVVMMILDVGLG; this is translated from the coding sequence ATGATGTGGAATTATTTTCTGGAGCAGCCACCGGTGATACAGGCACTCATCGCGGGGATCTTTACCTGGGGCATGACAGCTCTCGGGGCTGCGACGGTATTTCTCAGCCGGGAGGTAAACCAGAAATTTCTCGATGTGATGCTGGGATTTGCGGGCGGGGTGATGATCGCCGCCAGTTTCTGGTCACTCCTTCTGCCGGCAATAGATATGTCAGTGGGACAGGGCCTCCCGGAATGGCTTCCCGCCGGAATCGGGTTCATTCTCGGAGGGGTGGCCCTCAGTTCCATTGATAAAATTCTCCCCCACCTTCATATCGGATTCCCCTCAGAAAAGGCGGAGGGCATTCCGACATCATGGCACCGGAGCACACTCCTTGTGCTTGCGATAACAATGCACAACATCCCCGAGGGGCTTGCGGTGGGTGTGGCATTCGGTGCTCTTGCGGCGGGTTCAACAGAGACCCTGGCAGCAGCCGTCGCCCTCGCGGTTGGTATCGGCATCCAGAACTTTCCGGAAGGAATGGCCATCTCAATGCCGCTCAGGAGGGAGGGATTCTCTGCCCGGCGCAGTTTCTGGTACGGGCAGCTCTCCGGCCTTGTCGAACCGGTTGCAGCCGTCATCGGAGCGGCGGCGGTCATAATCGCCCGTCCCGTCCTTCCCTATGCCCTTGCCTTTGCTGCCGGAGCGATGATCTTTGTCGTCATCGAGGAAGTTATCCCTGAGTCGCAGATTAATGGGAATGCTGACGCGGCAACCTTCGGGGCGATGCTCGGATTTGTGGTGATGATGATTTTGGATGTGGGATTGGGATGA
- a CDS encoding DNA glycosylase codes for MKDGPSAAVPEVMVYEPVCPLNLDATLSCGQLFRWKKREDTWEGVADSRFITIRQDCGSLYYTGCSEAFLISYLHLDCPHDAIVSGFSCDAHIMDAVRCTGGLRIVRQNPWECLISYICAQNANIPFITRMIENLCRAAGKPITAPDGVVRYAFPTPEALSTLTLEEIRGCTLGYRAPYVYKTAAAIAADPAWADRIREMPFEEARRALMVYPGIGPKVADCVLLFGFQKYESFPVDTWMRMIMHRLYGIGDPEKSFTPAEYERIRRFAQEHFGPYAGYAQEYLFAIRTSYADGKF; via the coding sequence ATGAAAGACGGACCATCTGCAGCAGTACCTGAGGTTATGGTGTATGAACCGGTATGTCCGCTGAATCTCGATGCGACGCTCTCCTGTGGCCAGCTTTTCCGGTGGAAGAAGCGGGAGGATACCTGGGAGGGGGTGGCGGACAGCCGTTTCATCACGATTCGCCAGGATTGTGGATCACTATACTATACCGGCTGTTCTGAAGCATTTCTTATTTCATATCTTCACCTTGACTGCCCCCATGACGCCATTGTATCCGGTTTCTCTTGTGACGCCCATATCATGGATGCAGTCCGGTGCACGGGCGGACTCCGGATCGTCCGCCAGAATCCGTGGGAATGCCTCATCTCATATATCTGTGCCCAGAATGCGAATATTCCGTTTATAACCCGGATGATAGAAAATCTGTGCCGGGCCGCAGGGAAACCGATCACGGCACCGGACGGGGTTGTTCGATATGCCTTTCCTACACCGGAAGCCCTCTCGACCCTTACCCTCGAAGAAATACGCGGGTGCACGCTTGGGTACCGGGCGCCATATGTCTATAAGACCGCTGCGGCCATTGCCGCTGACCCCGCGTGGGCAGACCGTATCCGGGAGATGCCATTTGAAGAGGCACGGCGTGCACTGATGGTCTATCCCGGCATTGGCCCGAAAGTGGCGGACTGTGTGCTCCTTTTCGGCTTCCAGAAGTACGAATCATTTCCGGTTGATACCTGGATGCGGATGATCATGCATCGCCTCTATGGTATCGGGGACCCTGAAAAATCCTTTACGCCTGCGGAATACGAGCGTATCCGCCGGTTTGCCCAAGAGCATTTTGGCCCATATGCCGGGTATGCGCAGGAGTATCTTTTTGCGATCCGCACGTCCTATGCAGATGGTAAATTCTGA
- a CDS encoding adenosylhomocysteinase produces the protein MDSGELKMGWARQYMPVLAEIRKRFEAEKPLAGATVGMALHVEAKTAVLVETMAAGGAEVHITGCNPLSTQDDVARALGRVPGVHCYATRACSVDEYYDAMDKVLDASPNITIDDGMDLIHRIHTLRRDLLDTIIGGCEETTTGIQRLRAMAEEGALEFPVIAVNDTPMKRSFDNIHGTGESALSSIMITTNTIIGGKWFVVAGYGYCGRGLARMAHGLGAKVIVTEVDPRRALEAHMDGYHVMTMKDAAAIGEIFVTTTGNTSIITGEHFPLMRDGAILANAGHFNVEIDIPWLEEHAEEKETRDSIDTYLVNGNRISVLAEGRLVNLATTKGMGHPVEVMDLSFALQALCTEYMYKNGGDLTGGVYEVPYEIDATVAHLKLASLGVTIDELSEEQKTYLQSWTAGT, from the coding sequence ATGGACTCAGGAGAACTGAAGATGGGATGGGCCAGGCAGTATATGCCGGTCCTCGCGGAGATCCGCAAACGGTTTGAAGCAGAAAAGCCGCTTGCCGGCGCCACCGTCGGCATGGCCCTCCATGTAGAGGCAAAGACCGCGGTACTTGTCGAGACGATGGCAGCAGGCGGGGCAGAGGTCCATATCACCGGGTGCAACCCCCTCTCCACCCAGGACGATGTGGCTCGTGCTCTGGGACGGGTGCCCGGTGTGCACTGCTACGCCACCCGCGCCTGCAGTGTGGACGAGTACTATGACGCAATGGACAAAGTCCTCGATGCGTCCCCGAATATCACGATTGATGACGGCATGGACCTCATCCACCGCATTCACACACTTCGCCGCGACCTCCTCGACACGATCATCGGCGGATGCGAGGAGACCACTACCGGTATCCAGCGCCTGCGGGCAATGGCAGAAGAAGGTGCCCTTGAGTTTCCGGTCATCGCGGTGAACGACACCCCGATGAAACGCTCCTTTGACAATATCCACGGCACCGGGGAGAGTGCCCTCTCCTCCATTATGATCACGACGAACACCATCATCGGCGGCAAGTGGTTTGTGGTGGCAGGATACGGCTACTGCGGACGGGGACTCGCACGGATGGCGCACGGTCTCGGCGCGAAAGTAATTGTCACCGAAGTTGATCCCCGCCGTGCCCTTGAGGCACACATGGACGGCTACCACGTGATGACCATGAAAGACGCGGCAGCCATCGGTGAGATCTTTGTGACGACAACCGGCAACACCTCCATCATCACGGGAGAGCACTTCCCGCTGATGCGCGACGGTGCGATTCTCGCAAACGCAGGCCACTTCAACGTGGAGATTGACATCCCATGGCTGGAGGAGCATGCAGAGGAGAAGGAGACACGGGACAGCATTGACACCTATCTTGTCAATGGCAACCGCATCAGTGTGCTTGCAGAAGGACGGCTCGTCAACCTCGCAACCACAAAAGGCATGGGGCATCCCGTAGAAGTAATGGACCTCTCCTTTGCCCTGCAGGCACTCTGCACGGAGTATATGTATAAGAACGGCGGAGACCTCACCGGCGGTGTCTATGAAGTGCCCTATGAAATTGATGCGACAGTCGCACACCTCAAACTGGCATCCCTGGGTGTCACCATTGACGAACTCTCAGAAGAACAGAAGACCTACCTGCAGTCATGGACAGCAGGCACATAA